GAATAGACGCCCGATCACGATTAGATCGAGCCATGAAAATCCCCTCATAACCAATTATTCCGCCCACCACAACCCGAATTCGAGCGCCCGGTTCATACCGGTCCACAGGGAGCACTTGAACGCCCTCTCCGTCCTCCTGACCTTTCAGCATCAGTATCAAATCATCAGGTGCCCGAGCAACCCTCTGACCGAAACGCACCAGCCCGGTCACACCCAGGGTGGACCGAACTGGCGACCAGTTGTCTACCTGCTCACTAAGGTAAATAAAGAGGTAGCGGGGAAACATGGGTACCACGGCTGTTACAAGCTTTCCGTGGCGTCTCCGCGTCTCTCTAATTTCTGGCAAATAGGTTTTGAAGCCTTGACGTCCAAGATTTTCTCTTGCAAGGTATTCGGAGCGCGGTTTGGTGTGAACCAGATACCACTGACGTTCCACTTTAATCATGATTCTCAGTTCCTGAGGAAGCAGATCACTTCGAATACATCTGCTCCCTTCAGTGATCGCCTCGCCGATTCTATACACACCCTGTCGGCCTATTGCCTTGATCGATATCGCGCTATGGATCCACGAGCAACGTCTGTTAGCACCCTGCCTACTCCAAATCCCTCGAAATCTGACCGTGTCAACTTCAGAGAGGGGCTGATCTACATTAAGCCTACTCAATGTTCAGCGGCAAATACATCAAGAAAAGAAGACTGGGGAAAATATGACCGTAGTGGATTAATTAACCGGCAACGATCCACGGAACGATCAGGAGCATAACCCAAACTAAACGCGGAACCGGCAACCGCACCTTGGTACACCCTCGGCGTACCTACTTGATCAAGTATTTAGAAGAATGATAGACAACGATCCCTGTAAATCGAACCCAAATCCCAATGAAAACCAACCAAATCAATGGTCCCGGATACTGATGTCGAAAAAACTTACGATAAAACCGCATCATTCCCTTATGCTTGTGCCACTCAACGAACAAGGGTCGAGCATCACTACTACCGCCCTTCCAATGAATTAGTCTTGCGCCAGGGACAAAAAGAATTTTCCAACCCTTCTCGCGAAACCGCATACACCAATCCAAGTCTTCACAATGCAAAAAGTAGCCATCGTCCAATGGACCAACGTTCTGAATCGCTTGCCTACGTACTAACATACAGCAACCCGAGATTGCCTCAACCTCTATAGGGTGACTGGGTAGCGGATCCAAATGCAATGTAAAGTCTGAAAACAATCTCGGGTATCTTTTACCCAATCGATATAAGCCAAAAGCACGGACAAAAGCCCTCCACGGCGTCGGTACGGCGCGCCTCCCCCCCGCTTGTTCCCTTCCGTCTGGCCCTTCGATATACCCCCCCACCATACCCACATTCGGATCCTGCTCCATTACCTCGACCATGCGCTCGATCGCGCCAGGTGTAACCTCGCTATCGGGATTCAGATACAAGACGTATGGGGAGGTGGAAAATTTCGAGCCAAAATTACAGGCCTTTGCGAAACCCAAGTTTCGTTTGTTAAGAAACATCTCCAACTTGGGTTCGTGAGAGAACATGTTGCGAAGATGTTCGGCGCTGCCGTCACTTGACGCGTTATCAACGACAACCAACTCCTCCACTTCCGGAAGAGCTGAAGCCACACAATTTTGCAGATAACCACCAGCGTTATGATTAACAATCACTACTGTGACCGGAGGCTCACGTTTACGCTCCTGGTCAACAAGAGATAAATTCTCAGGCAGTAGCGATGCTATCCCCTCTTCGGGGACAATCGCTTGTCCAACACTCGCCACAGATCGCTGATAGGCGCTATGCGTCGCTGTTGAATCCCTCTGCGCTTTCTCCATGCTCCGGTAACTCCCTTAATGGCATCCCATTTTGCCTTCAAAATTATTCTTCGATGTCCGCTGCATGAATACCAGGCTATAGCCATCAAGTTAACACCCAAGTGTAACGGTAATAATAACCAAAACAGCGGACTAGGCATATTCTTCATAAATACCCAAACCATGTTTCTATGCCCATGATAGATCGTAAAATGGCTTTTGTGTCCCCCGGATGTGGCCGAACCGACATGATGGACAATGGCATCTGGTACATACAAAGCCCTGCGACCCGACAACCGCAACCGAAAGCCTAGGTCGACATCTTCCACGTAGCAGAAAAAATCCTCGTCAAAACCCCCGATTTCCTGGATGACATGGCGTCGGTAAAGCGCACCGGCAGCACAAGGGCTGAATATCTCCCGAGACTCAAGGTCACCTGAGCTCAGCCGTACTCCGTGCCTGTCCCGCCACATCAGTCCGCTTATATGATAAATGTCGCCTACGCCATCGAGATACTCGGGACATTCCGACTTGAGCTGCCTCGACCCGAACGCGTCGAACTCGGGGTGGTTACGAGCTGCGTCTAAAAGTGATTTCAGCCAATTGGGTTCCGGGAAAGCGTCGGGATTGAGTAACGCGACGAATTCGGTGTCTGCCTTTTCAATCGCATAGTTATTGGCCGCGGCGAATCCGAGATTCTCCTCCATCCGCACCAATGTCACGTTTTTCAAACCGTCCGCAAACTCCGCAGAACCATCGGAGCTGTTGTTATCGATCACCAAGACGTCGGGCTGAACTGTCAGTTGCGCAACGGTTCCCAAGCATTTGGCTAGGAGTTCCCCGCTATTCCAGTTGACAACAATAAGGGTTACTGAAGGTGGATCATTCACGGTCCGCCATCCCTCAATCGGTTTCTCAGAAATCTCATATTGGATTCAGATGATCGTCGAATCAGATAAAGTTTAAGGATACGAGTCATCTAGAGTAAAATCACGAACCGACCCCGTCGCTACTGGTTCGTCAATTAATGTCAGTCCCTTCACGGAACCCTATGCGCAGCAGTAACACCATATGGCATCATGCCACCGTTACCAGAGAGCGTCGAGAACGTCAGAACGGGCATAAGAGCTTTGTGCTCTGGTTCACCGGACTTTCTGGCGCGGGCAAATCCACTTTGGCACACACCGTAGAAGAGAGGCTGCACCAGAAGGGGTGTCGCACCTTTGTACTCGACGGCGACAACATCCGTCACGGCTTGTGCGGTGATCTGGGATTCGGCGAGGCCGATCGCCAGGAAAATATCCGCCGGGTGGGAGAAACAGCCAAGTTGTTCGTCGAGGCAGGTGTCATCGCCCTAACTGCGTTTATTTCTCCCTTTCGTGATGATCGGGGCCGGGTACGTAGTCTGTTTCCCCATGGAGAGTTCTTGGAAATTTACTGCGACTGTCCGGTAGAGGTGTGTGAACAACGTGATGTCAAAGGGCTCTACCGACGTGCGCGTACCGGGGAGATCAAAGACTTTACCGGCATCAACTCGCCGTACGAGCCACCGGACAATCCGGAACTCGCGGTAGAGACCGAGCAACTTTCGGTTGCGGAATGCGCAGATCGAGTGATGGATCTGCTTCTTGGGCGCGGCATGATAATGTAATAAACCATGATTTCAGAAGTCACCCACCTACAGCCTACGGAAGGCAAACTATTAACACCTGAGCAAGCCTTCGAGTGGCCGCATCAGGCGATTCGTGAAAAGAACTGGCCCGAAGCCGCCAAACGCTGGGCGGTACTGCGCAAGGCGTACCCCAACCATCCTGGCGTCTGGTTTCAGGGCGCCAATGCACACATGGAAGCCGGAGAGCTGGACGAGGCCGAGAGACTGTTAAACAACGCCAGAGAACAGTTTCCCAATCACCCCAACGCGTTGATTGATTGTGCCGCACTGGCGATACGCCGACATGAATGGGAAATCGCCGGAGAGTTGTTGTCGAAGGCCCGCGAACAGCACACCGAACACCTGTCCACTTGGATGACCTCCGCGGAATACGCCGAAAAAAGGGGCGATTTCGATCAAGCGACTTTGTACTACCAAAAAGCTTGTGAAACCACGCCCGATCGGCCTGTCCCCTTTATCCAGTATGCTGAGTTGGCCATGCATGCCGGCCGATGGGAAGAGGCCCTAAAACGCTGGGAAGTCGTGCGCGAGCGGTTTCCAGACGTCCCCGCCGGTTATCACCGTGCTGCCGAGGCGGCCCGCCAAGTGGGGCACAACAAAGAGGCGCGGCAACTACTCCTCGCCCACCAGTACGGCGCGGATATCCTCAAAATCGAATCCGAATCGCGCAACCCGTCAAGACAGTACGGCCGCCATGCCGGCTTAGGTCGGCTGCTGGAACTGATCTGGACCAAGGCTATTTTCAATCTGCGTTCGGAAGTCCACCGCAACTATCTCAGCTACGGTTGGTGGGTATTGGAGCCGCTGCTGCACATGGTGGTGTATTACGTGGTATTCGGCATTCTGTTGTTACGAGGGGGCGAAAATTTTCCCGTGTTCCTTCTGACCGGCCTGGTCCCCTGGATGTGGTTTATGAAGGCTGTCAGCGGCAGCAGTAATAGCATACTCACCGGCCAGAACCTCATGCTCCAGGTTGGACTCCCTACCGTAGTCTTTCCTTTGGTGAGCATCCTTCAGGCCACCCTCAAGCAGATACCGGTTTTTGTACTGCTGATCGGCTTTCTCTGGTTACAAGGCTACAGCCCAAACGCTTATTGGTGGATGCTGCTACCCGTAGTATTTGTGCAGGCATTACTCATTTTGGCATTCGCCTCCATGGTGGCGGCCATGATCCCCTTTGCACGCGACCTCACCTACTTGGTACCGACCGGATTGACCTTGCTCATGTTCCTGTCCGGTATCTTCTACGACTACCGGAGCATCTCAACGGAATGGCAGGCACTGTTTCTAATGAATCCCATGGCCTTCCTCCTCAAATGCTACCGCGAAATCTTCATGGATGGCGTTTTTCCAGATGTTCAAACGCTCATGTTTTGGGGGCTTGGAAGTGCACTCGCATGCACTATGGTGTTGTTCGTCTATAAACGCCTGCGTTACGTCTATCCACGTATTATTATGGAATAGGACCGGATGGAACCGATAATCTCCCTACAGGATGTTGGCGTGCGGTATAAGCGTAGCGGAAATCTATTCCGCAAGCGTACTTACTTTGAAGCGCTGAAATCAATAAATCTGGATATCTACCCTGGCGAAACACTTGGGATCATTGGCAGAAATGGAGCGGGAAAATCGACTCTATTACGCCTTATCTCAGGTGTTCTCAGACCAGATAATGGAAAGATCATCAATCGCGGTGTTTCCGTTTCGCTTCTCGCGCTTCAAGCAGGATTTGATCCAAACCTCAGCGGGCGAGATAACACCATAATCGGCGGCATGCTGCAAGGCTACTCGCGACGCGAAGTTAAAGAAAAGTTGTATGAAATACAGGAATATTCGGAACTGGGTGATTTCTTCTTTGAGCCGGTAAGAACCTACTCCACCGGTATGACCGCACGATTAGGATTCTCAATTACTACCATTGTCAGTCCCGACGTACTATTAATTGATGAAGTGCTGGGAGTCGGCGATCAGCATTTTAGGCAAAAAGCAGAACGTACCATGATTGGCAAAATTCAATCTCGGCAAACCATCATATTGGTGTCACATGCACTCAATCAAATCGCGCGACTCTGTGACAGAGCGTTGCTGATTGATAACGGAATAAGTTGTGCGACCGGCGAGCCAAAAGATGTCATAAAGATCTATGAGGAACGACTAGCTGCCAACTAATTTCTGTTGTTGATAAAGCGAATAAAACGCTCGACCAACCCACCGCAGAGGAGCCACGGGTAACCGCTTCCTGAACTCTTCATCCAACTGATAGCTAATTCCAGATAAATCATTGTAGACCGCTATTTCCCGATCCAGCCAATGGCAACGCGCACCGGGCAACTTGAAGCAGCGAATATTCAGATCCCAGTCAGCCCATATGGGATATGACAAATCAAAAGAACCAACCCTTTTAAACAGAGAATGATGGTAAAATATCGCCTGATGACTTATGTTGCGATCCAGTACCAATCGTGTTCGTGAGGACTTCCCACAGAACCGCCTTCCGTCACTTTTCAATACCACATCGCCATAAACGAGGTCAGCGCACTCTTTTGCTAGGGTACGCGAAACATCACAAAAAACCTCGGGATCCGCCAGCCTATCATCAGCTCCGAGGAAATAGAGCCATTCTCCCGATGCGAGAGCGATTCCCCGATTCATAGCATCATAGACTCCATCGTCGGGAGATGATACGCACTTAATATCCGTACCCACCTTCCTTTTATAACTCTCAATCACTTCTAAAGTGCCATCCGTGGAGCAGGCATCCAGCACCCATATCTCAAAATTCTGAAACGATTGTTGCATCAGCGATTCGAGACACGCATCGAGCGTGCCTACCACATTTCGAGTGGGAATTACGACAGAAATCAGCGGTCGCACCTGGCTACACCAAGCATAAGATCAACACTCTGTATACTCGAAATCTCATCCGCCATAGCCCCAATCAAATCCGCTCGTGCACTACCAAGACAGCGGTTTACAACCATTACGAAAATCTTTCGCAATGCTCTATTCCTACTCATAAAGAGGAGAAATCCGTCTGCATTTCTCTTAATAGCGCTTACATAACTCCTCGCAAGCGCATCTATTGAGGTCTGCCCGGGAATCACGCTAAGAAGTATGTTATCCCATTCTTTCGCGGTTTGATTCTCTTCCTTCGATTCGACTTCATTGAGCTCATCAACCGGTTCCACCTCAGAAACAACCGGCAATGCTGCCCTGCAATGTACCAAAGCCATATCCGGGTACTTGCTACGCGTTTCTTCTAAGGAAATTCGATAGCCAGGTCCACTTTCATGAGGACCACCGAGATTTACAATGGTACGCAAATATGCCTTGCGGGGTTGGTATTGCCCCCCTACCTCCTCCACAAGATCATGCAGTGGCGTCCCAATGAAGGAATCCTTCATGGCCAACGCCCACTCAATGATCACATCGTAGGGATTCTCCGGTACTATCGGCATGCACTCGAGAAGCAGTTGTTCCCAGTTCGAAAAAAAGTCACGGAACAGCGGGTGCGACAGGTTCAATACCGCGTTGCCATTGATGTGGTGTGCGATGGTTTCAGGTAATCGAGTACCACCCACGTAACGGGCTCCTGCCAACAGGCAATCCTCGCTTTCCATCAGCTCACTATTAAGACGATCCAACCAATAATCTACTGTAGGGATTAGGTCTGTTTCCATCAGCAGAAGCGACCTGACTGACTGTAGTGTTTCTATTACATAGTCCACGGACCTGAAGAACTGCAAATTAGGACCGGATTTCCATCCGTACTGAGGCAAGAGCGTTTTACAATTTTTTGGCATTCCGCGCAGATAGAGAGATTTATGGGGAGGGATCCTGCAGGAAAAAAACTCGATGCGTGAAAATACTCTTGTCAGGCCGGCATATTCCATCACGCTTAGCAAATACGCCCTCTCCTCCTCCATCCATTCCGAATCTAACGAAAGCACCAGCGACAATTCGGCTGGCTTCATGCTTGGCGCAGGCATTGAATACAACTGTCTTACCAAAGCCGTCCACTCACGCCGAATTACCGGCATCAATATACAATCTACAACCGGGTGCATGCGGATTTCTACGCTACCCTGTTTTATGCAACTTTTAACCTGTACACCAACTTGGTTCGATCATACGATGGTCTGCTCAATGCAGCAGGAATAGTGTTCATGATCTAAACTTCCCCTGGTTTTCCAAAAACCAATCATAGGTACGGCCTAGCCCTTCCTCCAAGCTGATAGTCGCCTCCCAGCCCAGATTATTCAGTCGTGAGACATCCAACAGCTTGCGTGGAGTACCGTCGGGTTTACTGGTATCAAACGCCAATCGACCCTTGAACCCCGTTACCCTTGTCATGGTTTCTGCTAGTTCACGGATAGTACAGTCGTTTCCGGTACCAACATTGATATGCGACAACATCGGTTGTGTGTTTGCCTTGTACGAGACATTATCCAAACCCATTACAAACACGCTCGCCGCCGCCATATCGTCGACATGTAGAAATTCCCTCCTCGGCAATCCGCTCCCCCAAATTACTACTTCTTCATCACTCGACATTATGGCCTTATGGAAACGGCGTAATAATGCCGGGACGACATGGCTGTTGTTCGGATGAAAATTGTCGTTGGGGCCATAAAGGTTAGTCGGCATCACGCTACGATAGTCGCGCCCGTATTGTCGATTGTAGCTTTCGCACAGTTTGATACCTGCGATTTTAGCGATTGCATAAGGTTCGTTGGTGGATTCCAGTGGAGCTGTTAGCAGCGCCTCCTCTGATATCGGTTGAGATGCGTTCCTCGGATAAATACAACTCGATCCCAAAAACAGCAGTTTCTGTACCCCGGCCTGGTGAGCCGCATGAATAAGGTTGCACTCTATCATCAGATTTTCGTAGATGAATTCGGCGGGATAGGTATCGTTAGCATGGATACCGCCCACCTTCGCGGCAGCAAGATATACCTGATCGAGACGCTCGCTTCTGAAGAACGCCTGAACCGCCGACTGATCCGTTAGATCCAGTTCCGCATGTGAGCGCGTAACGATCTCGCACTCGCCACTCTTCTGCAATTGCCGTATGATGGCCGACCCCACCATACCGCGATGGCCTGCTACGTAGATCCGTTTCATGGCATCACTCGTGGTAATCCATGGTTTTGTAGCCATGCCGCTTGATCAGTTCGTCTCGCTCAGCGGTCTTCAAATCCTCTCGCACCATTTCGGCTACCAATTCTTCGAACGATATACGAGGTGTCCAACCCAATTTTTTCTTAGCTTTACTCGGATCGCCAAGCAGCATCTCAACCTCTGTGGGGCGAAAGTATCGTGGATCGACTGCGACGATGCACTTACCATTGACGTCGTAACCCTTTTCCTCCGCGCCTTTCCCCTCCCATTTGATTGTAATGCCCAGCTCAGCCGCGGCAGCATCCACGAAGTCCCGTACCGCATACTGCACGCCGGTAGCAATCACAAAGTCCTCTGGCTCGTCCTGCTGCAACATCAACCACTGCATTTCAACGTAATCCCGCGCGTGGCCCCAATCGCGCTTGGCGTCAAGATTACCCAGATAGAGACAGTCCTGCAGACCCAGTTTTATGCGTGCTAACGCACGTGTGATCTTGCGGGTGACGAAGGTTTCACCGCGAATCGGCGATTCATGGTTGAACAAAATACCGTTGCAAGCATAAATCCCATACGCCTCGCGGTAGTTCACCACGATCCAGTAACCATACAGTTTGGCCACCGCATAGGGGCTACGCGGGTAGAATGGAGTGGTCTCACGCTGCGGAACTTCTTGCACCATTCCATATAACTCGGAGGTCGAGGCTTGATAAAAGCGCGTTTTTTTCTCCAACCCCAAAATCCGTATTGCCTCCAATAGTCGTAATACCCCCAATGCATCCGAGTTCGCTGTGTATTCCGGCTCCTCGAACGACACCGCCACATGGCTTTGTGCTGCCAAATTGTAAATCTCATCCGGCTGCACTTGCTGGATGATTCGGATGAGGCTGGAGGAGTCGGTCATATCACCGTGATGGAGGATGAAACGGCGGCTTTTTTCGTGCGGATCCTGATATAGGTGGTCAATGCGGTCGGTATTAAATAATGACGTGCGGCGTTTCAGGCCATGTACTTCGTAACCCTTTTCCAGCAGTAACTCTGCCAGATAGGCGCCGTCCTGGCCGGTAATACCGGTGATTAATGCTCTTTTCACACTTATCTCTCTTTATTTGCGCTTGCTACACAACGATGAAGAAAATATTTCAATCTCGGTCAGAATTCGTTAGGGATGGTCTGAATAAGCGATTCACACGTCAAAACGAGGACGGGCGCCAAGTAATTCGAGCACAGAGCCGCGTAAACTCTCAGATCATCGCGTTATTACCCTATTATTTGGGGCCTTTTCGCCCGCCCTGCACCCCGAAGGTCCACGGCGTACACATTCATCCTGCCGCAGCCATCAATTGGATGGCGCACCATGTATAAGTTCGAGAGCATGAGCACCGCCCACGCGTTGGCGTAATCCTTGTCGCTGAAGCCTCGCGCTCCTCGCCGTGCATCAGCGCGTCGGTCATCTTCACGTCCGAAACCTTGGCCGCAGTCCCACGCACCTGGTGTACTAGACCGTACACCGTATCCGCGCCAATGTGAGCCCCCGTACCCAAGAACCAATTATTTCCCTTCTTGGTTTGATGCAATTTCATATCTCCCTGATTTTCCTTGTTCTTTATCCAGCGGGGGAGCGCTGATGATCGAGGCATCGACTATGTGCCCACGATGGATCTTTTTCCCATTTTCATCCAGGTGCTTACTGACCAAGTGGATCAACTGATCGTTCAAGTTGTGTCTCTCCATCAGATGTTGGAACTTGAATATGGTGGTTTCATCAGGAACCGACCCCTATCCGAAATTGACGCTAACAAGAAGGAGTGTGGCGTGAGAGTCGTACAGGGCTTCCTCGGCCGTCCGATCGGAAAAACTGAGCGAGTGCGGGAAATGGATGCGTAGCATCCGATCGATACCGATCGGGCTCCGGTCGGCGCCTTTCGGGCCCGGATAGAACGGTTCGATAGCGGCGCAGAGTTTTTTCCAGGAAATGATTACTTCCATATCGTCAAGACACTGCACTATACGGGTCATCTTGCGGTATTTCTCTAAGCTTTCGGTCAGCGATTATTGTTTCATCGGCATTGTTTTTCCGCGAACAGTTTTATTGGCATATTGTCGCGCAAATCGTGTATTAATCAGAAACACGTTAGCTTATCCCCTACTGATTACCGATTATCTTCTGCACATCAACATTATGAAGCTTTTCACCGGGTACGGCCTTCGCGATCATACATAAACGGCACACGTTAAACTTTGACTTCGAAAGTGCGTCAGCCGACGTACCATATGTCTTCCATTTTTCTTCGAACACTGGTTCGAATCTTGTTCTAATCAACAACTCTTTTAAACACAGTCTTGTTGGAGCCCACGTGTCAGATGGTCCATAAAAATGGTAATCAGGGCCCACACCATTCCATGCCATATATGACCGTTCGTTATCATCTATTGCAGCAGTTTCTAATACCATATAACCACCTTCACGCAATACCTCCCTGGCCTTGGTTAATGAGAGCAATGGATCCCGAAGATGGTAAAAAAGTCCTAAGTGATGAACGATATCAAAATATGGCTCCATCCCGACAATCTTAAGTCTACTAATCAGATCCTGAACAGGGGCATTAAATAGCGGAAAGACCTTTGATTCCAATACATGCTTTGCAAAAAGCAAATTTTCCGATCCTTCCATCCTTGTGTCGGTAGAAACTACTCTCTTCGCGCCTTTTTGTTCAGCCTCAAACGCCCACATACCATCCCAAGACGCGAGATCCAATACATCCTTATCTGTATAATCTATATTAGACATTACCTCTCGTATAATCCCCCAAATGCCCTCATAGCTTCTACCCGGAGTAACCAGACCATGGCCCAAGTCAATGTTATGATACCAAGGACTAAGCTTCTCCATTCTTTCACGTATATATTCGATGTGTGATCCAGTGAGACTCATTGATCGTTCTCCCATGAAAGATTAACTAAATCACCTATTAACCCAGTGAAACACCATATCTGCTACGCGGCATGACGGATTCTCTCATGACAAGAATATTTCATCCTACGCGCCATCATTTCTGCATCATCCGCCTGCATGACCTTACCTTGTTATTTAGCTGATCTCTTATCCTTGCCGGCTCGCCACTGTGAACCCTGTCCTTCACATCAAGGTTCAGGTATTCTTCCCGATTCTACTCGGGTGAGTATGATGGCGGATACAACACTGCTATGCTATTTCTGTGCTTAACCAACCAAGCTTTTAATACTTTTACATGGTGTACTCGAAGAGTATCCAGGATTGTGCCTGTATCTGCGTAACTGATGGGCCATCCGGAGTTTGTCTTCAAGTACATATGGCGGTAATTTTCATGAATCCATTTTCAGTTTCATCCGCAAATTATACCCGTTATTCGTTTTACCGAATTAATAGCAATCATTATTAACGATTGATTGACTGCGTTGCTTTACACATTCCTACTAATCCGGGCGAAGTTGCATGTAATCTAGTTTAGTGAATGGTGCAACGATTCCTACATCGTTAATACTTAACCGCGAACGAGACACATTTTCTGTCGATGCCCACGAAACCTTAAGCTCAGCTACATAATCTCAAAAAGATGTACATAGAAAACATACTGCTGATCCTTATATCCCCACCATCAATGCTTAACGCATCATATTTACTTAAAAAAATATGCTCAGTTTTCCAATTCTTACTAATCAGTATGGCCTAATGGAAAGTTACTCAAACCACCCTATTTCACAGATGCCATACGACATTTGTCAGTCTAATATTGGGGTTCTGCTCTTGATAATCTTCTTATAAACACTGTAATGCCGTTCTGCCGCTTGGGATGGTTCGTGTTGCTGATATGCTGCAGATCGGATTTGTGATTGGAGTGACGTATTTTTTCGTTTTTGAAGATGAGAAAGTACGAAAACCAATCCGTCAAGCATTTCAGATTCAGACCAGCCTTTCGTAATGAATCCGGTTTCTTTGTGTGAAATGAGTTCAGGTACATTTCCGACAGGTGTCGAAACAACAGGTGTACCACAAAGCATGGCTTCAGCAACGGTCAAAGGTGCATTGTCCTCACGAGACGGGAGACAATAGCAGTCCGCAGCGCTATAGACCAATGACAAATTTTCCTCTTCTTCAATGTAGCCGACATTGGTCGAGGGAAAAGGAGAATCCAGTTGGTAATGACCAAAAGTCAATAAGTGTATTTGGTCATGTAATTTGTGTCCTGCCAAGAGATGTAGAGCCCCACTAATGATATCACCCCCTTTTCGCTTATTGCGATTATCATCTGCTCCAAATAGTATTATTAGCGCTTCAGAAGGTAAGCCAAGTTTGATTCTAGCGACTAGCTGGTTGTGTGGGATGAATTTTTTTACTGGCATTGCATTTGGTATTACGACCACATCTCTTTTCCCGAGTAGGCTACTCTCCTTAACCCGTTTTGCCATCCATTGCGAAGGGCAAATTATCGTAAGTTGCTCTATCTGGTCGTAAAGACTCTTTTTTCTACCCCACTGTTCGGCCGCTATGTTCTTATTTGACGTCAATAGATTGCAATTTTCGCAGGCACTTATGTACCCCGTGCAACCTTCGGAATAGTGGCACCCACCAGTGAAAGGATTCATATCTGCTAGTGTCCAGCAAACAGGTTTACCTTTTATAAGGTGCCATTGCGTCTCATCTAGAACCCCAGTCATCCAATGAAAATGGAGAACATCTGGGGAAGTGAAATATTCACGATTGTCTTGATACGAGACAATTGAACCTAGGTTGGAGAACAGCTCGGTTGACGTACAGTAATTTTGTTTCCATATTTTATCGATGATCGAGCTAACAAATTTTTTGCGTTTATTGGCCGACCCGATCATTTCGAATACATAATCTACATCGCATGATTTCAATGCGGTTATAATGCGTGCATCTATTCCGA
Above is a genomic segment from Pseudomonadota bacterium containing:
- the gmd gene encoding GDP-mannose 4,6-dehydratase, which gives rise to MKRALITGITGQDGAYLAELLLEKGYEVHGLKRRTSLFNTDRIDHLYQDPHEKSRRFILHHGDMTDSSSLIRIIQQVQPDEIYNLAAQSHVAVSFEEPEYTANSDALGVLRLLEAIRILGLEKKTRFYQASTSELYGMVQEVPQRETTPFYPRSPYAVAKLYGYWIVVNYREAYGIYACNGILFNHESPIRGETFVTRKITRALARIKLGLQDCLYLGNLDAKRDWGHARDYVEMQWLMLQQDEPEDFVIATGVQYAVRDFVDAAAAELGITIKWEGKGAEEKGYDVNGKCIVAVDPRYFRPTEVEMLLGDPSKAKKKLGWTPRISFEELVAEMVREDLKTAERDELIKRHGYKTMDYHE
- a CDS encoding DUF1698 domain-containing protein; translation: MGERSMSLTGSHIEYIRERMEKLSPWYHNIDLGHGLVTPGRSYEGIWGIIREVMSNIDYTDKDVLDLASWDGMWAFEAEQKGAKRVVSTDTRMEGSENLLFAKHVLESKVFPLFNAPVQDLISRLKIVGMEPYFDIVHHLGLFYHLRDPLLSLTKAREVLREGGYMVLETAAIDDNERSYMAWNGVGPDYHFYGPSDTWAPTRLCLKELLIRTRFEPVFEEKWKTYGTSADALSKSKFNVCRLCMIAKAVPGEKLHNVDVQKIIGNQ
- a CDS encoding GDP-L-fucose synthase, producing the protein MKRIYVAGHRGMVGSAIIRQLQKSGECEIVTRSHAELDLTDQSAVQAFFRSERLDQVYLAAAKVGGIHANDTYPAEFIYENLMIECNLIHAAHQAGVQKLLFLGSSCIYPRNASQPISEEALLTAPLESTNEPYAIAKIAGIKLCESYNRQYGRDYRSVMPTNLYGPNDNFHPNNSHVVPALLRRFHKAIMSSDEEVVIWGSGLPRREFLHVDDMAAASVFVMGLDNVSYKANTQPMLSHINVGTGNDCTIRELAETMTRVTGFKGRLAFDTSKPDGTPRKLLDVSRLNNLGWEATISLEEGLGRTYDWFLENQGKFRS